In Castor canadensis chromosome 11, mCasCan1.hap1v2, whole genome shotgun sequence, a single genomic region encodes these proteins:
- the Rgs2 gene encoding regulator of G-protein signaling 2 — MQSAMFLAVQHDCVPTMDKSAGSGPKSEEKREKMKRTFLKDWKTRLSYFLQNSSSPGKPKTGKKSKQQTFMKPSPEEALLWSEAFDELLASKYGLAAFRAFLKSEFCEENIEFWLACEDFKKTKSPQKLSSKARKIYTDFIEKEAPKEINIDFQTKTLIAQNIQEATSGCFTTAQKRVYSLMENNSYPRFLESEFYQDLCKKPQITTDSHAT; from the exons ATGCAGAGTGCCATGTTCCTGGCTGTCCAGCACGACTGCGTACCTACCATGGACAAGAGTGCAGGCAGTGGCCCCAAGAGCGAGGAGAAACGGGAGAAGATGAAACGGACCTT tttAAAAGATTGGAAGACCCGTTTGAGCTACTTCTTGCAAAATTCATCCTCTCCTGGGAAGCCCAAAACCGGCAAGAAAAGCAAACAGCAAACTTTCATGAA GCCATCTCCTGAGGAAGCACTGCTGTGGTCAGAAGCATTCGATGAGCTGCTAGCAAGTAAAT ATGGTCTTGCTGCATTCAGggcttttttaaaatctgaattctgTGAAGAAAATATTGAATTCTGGTTGGCTTGTGAAGACTTCAAGAAAACCAAATCACCTCAAAAGCTGTcctcaaaagcaagaaaaatatatactgacttcatagaaaaGGAAGCTCCAAAAGAG ataaacatAGACTTTCAAACCAAAACTCTGATCGCCCAAAATATACAAGAGGCTACAAGTGGCTGCTTTACAACTGCCCAGAAAAGGGTATACAGCTTGATGGAGAACAACTCTTATCCTCGTTTCTTGGAGTCAGAATTCTACCAGGACTTGTGTAAAAAGCCACAGATCACCACCGATTCCCATGCTACATGA